The proteins below are encoded in one region of Coffea arabica cultivar ET-39 chromosome 4c, Coffea Arabica ET-39 HiFi, whole genome shotgun sequence:
- the LOC140004810 gene encoding uncharacterized protein produces MDRSWMTIKDYLHPRYLAGVKEFVQFAYLGKDPTYKLPCPCKGCNNFEDQTMEVMESHLCGGIVENYTRWVYHGERFEDSDEDEDDNIVLDEENSESDDIQEMLNDVGTANFGENWRNSGEHNRDIPNKQEGEASKFLRLLSEAEKSLYPGCDKYSKLSFVVHILHLKTMNRWTCKSIDMLLKFLIQVFPMASIPSSYYDAKNLIRELGLKCEKIHACENDCALYWKENESLDHCPNEKCKAPRYKSPGSKIPRKVLRYFPLKSRLQRLFINKEIAQDMRWHKERRVPKENTMTHPADSIAWKEFDNSHPSFAEDSRNVRLGLSTDGFNPYGNMNNAYSIWPVILVPYNLPPWKCLKDPFFLLSMIIPGPKCIGNDMDIFFRPLIDELKEFFDTGFETYDAAVGEKFMLRAALLWTISDFPAYAYLSGWSTKGYKACPICLDDTTSVYLRNGLKCCYMGHRRFLPADHKWRRERKSFDGKSDLRQPVRTLSGEEIFEQLQEFDQMVFGKAPELLKEKKRKRMQNQSNWLKKSIFFELPYWSTNKIRHNLDIMHIVKNVCEILLATVMGTGHKNRDTWQAREDLKEMRLREELHLQTQGDSKVMPAACYTLSRSEKQKLCQFLSSLKFPDGFASNISHCVKPKECQISGMKSHDYHVFLQRLLPLAIRGMLPKDVSQTLVELSNFFRKICSRTLYVDELDAQEKNIVVILCKLEKIFPPNFFDVMVHLMVHLPAEAKLAGPAQYRWMFPFERKMGQYKGYVHNRARPEGCIVERYLDDECLTFISRYLHNVPTIFNEPERNTERFEAAGKLSIFSGMARPFGAATFCCLSESELMKIHLFILKNCEEIDDYIRMHKELLQQQNVSNVEQMHDLEFPKWFEDRVTYMHTQGRCCDELLSLAKGLDFRVIKYPGCNVNGFRFHTKTREVDRKTQNSGIMVKGEHADVEINFYGAITDILEVEYSFSQSRVVLFKCDWWDLKNSSCLKIDKQSNLSSVNLSKKWYIDQPFVFASQAEQVFYVKDMRLGGDWHVVESVCPRSSYAVLEKDEDKSCEEEQVYQEDYLEDLIGVQENVDLSNLKRGDMLADEAVETGILNSDSSAKHARKMDDFFVDDDEIQQLSSSEDESEKFVESDDYESD; encoded by the exons ATGGATAGGAGTTGGATGACAATTAAAGATTACTTGCATCCTAGATATTTGGCAGGAGTGAAAGAATTCGTTCAGTTCGCTTATTTAGGCAAGGATCCCACATATAAGCTCCCTTGTCCATGTAAAGGGTGCAACAACTTTGAGGATCAAACTATGGAGGTCATGGAAAGTCATTTATGTGGGGGAATTGTTGAGAACTATACTAGGTGGGTATATCATGGTGAAAGGTTTGAGGATTCTGATGAGGATGAAGATGATAACATAGTTTTAGATGAAGAAAACAGTGAGTCAGATGATATTCAAGAAATGTTAAATGACGTTGGTACTGCAAACTTTGGCGAGAATTGGAGAAATTCGGGGGAACATAATAGGGATATACCAAATAAGCAAGAGGGGGAAGCAAGTAAGTTTCTTAGATTATTATCTGAAGCTGAAAAAAGTCTCTACCCGGGTTGTGATAAGTACTCAAAACTTTCCTTTGTTGTCCATATccttcatttgaaaactatgaaTCGGTGGACTTGCAAATCCATCGATATGCTGCTGAAATTCCTCATTCAAGTCTTCCCCATGGCATCAATTCCTAGCTCATACTATGATGCAAAAAATTTAATTCGTGAGCTAGGACTCAAGTGTGAAAAAATACATGCATGTGAAAATGATTGTGCACTTTattggaaagaaaatgaaagcctCGATCACTGCCCAAATGAAAAATGTAAAGCACCTCGTTATAAATCCCCGGGTTCTAAAATTCCTAGAAAAGTGCTTCGCTATTTCCCCTTAAAGTCAAGGTTGCAAAGACTATTCATAAACAAGGAGATAGCTCAAGATATGAGGTGGCATAAAGAGAGACGCGTTCCCAAGGAAAACACAATGACACACCCTGCTGACTCAATAGCTTGGAAGGAGTTTGATAACAGTCACCCATCTTTTGCCGAAGATTCTCGTAATGTTAGGTTGGGGCTTTCAACTGATGGTTTCAATCCCTATGGAAACATGAATAATGCATATAGTATATGGCCTGTAATCCTTGTTCCTTACAATCTACCACCTTGGAAATGCTTAAAGGACCCTTTTTTCCTGTTATCAATGATTATTCCAGGTCCTAAGTGCATAGGAAATGATATGGATATATTTTTTAGGCCTCTAATTGATGAGTTGAAAGAGTTTTTTGACACTGGCTTTGAGACTTATGATGCAGCCGTGGGAGAAAAATTTATGTTACGGGCTGCTCTATTGTGGACTATAAGTGATTTTCCAGCATATGCCTATTTGTCAGGGTGGAGTACGAAAGGTTATAAGGCCTGTCCTATTTGTTTAGATGATACAACCAGTGTATATCTGAGAAATGGATTAAAATGTTGCTATATGGGGCACCGGCGATTTTTGCCAGCGGACCATAAATGGCGCAGAGAAAGAAAGTCATTTGATGGCAAGAGTGATCTTAGACAGCCTGTTAGAACTTTATCCGGTGAAGAAATCTTTGAACAACTTCAAGAGTTTGATCAAATGGTGTTTGGTAAGGCACCTGAATTGcttaaagagaagaaaagaaaacgcatgcaaaatcagtcaaattggTTGAAGAAAAGCATTTTTTTTGAGCTGCCATATTGGAGTACTAACAAAATTAGACACAACTTGGACATTATGCATATCGTGAAGAATGTGTGTGAAATTTTGTTGGCTACAGTGATGGGTACGGGACACAAAAATAGGGACACTTGGCAAGCTAGAGAGGATTTGAAGGAAATGAGATTGAGGGAAGAATTGCATCTTCAAACTCAAGGGGATTCAAAGGTGATGCCCGCTGCATGCTACACTCTTTCACGCAGCGAAAAACAAAAACTATGCCAGTTTTTGAGCTCACTCAAGTTCCCCGATGGATTTGCCTCAAACATATCTCATTGTGTTAAGCCAAAAGAGTGCCAAATTTCAGGGATGAAGAGTCATGATTATCATGTATTCTTGCAACGTCTACTTCCATTAGCAATTAGAGGCATGCTGCCAAAGGATGTTTCCCAAACTTTGGTAGAACTAAGCaatttttttaggaaaatttgTTCCAGGACTCTTTATGTAGATGAGTTAGATGCACAGGAGAAAAACATTGTTGTAATACTCTGCAAActtgaaaaaattttccctcCAAATTTCTTCGATGTAATGGTCCATTTAATGGTCCATTTACCTGCTGAAGCAAAACTTGCTGGCCCAGCACAATACCGGTGGATGTTCCCATTTGAGAG AAAAATGGGTCAATACAAAGGTTATGTGCACAACAGAGCTCGACCGGAAGGATGCATTGTTGAGCGTTACTTGGATGATGAATGTCTAACATTCATTTCTAGGTACTTGCACAATGTTCCTACAATATTTAATGAACCAGAAAGAAACACCGAACGCTTTGAGGCTGCTGGAAAGTTGTCTATTTTTTCTGGAATGGCTCGGCCTTTTGGGGCAGCAACATTTTGTTGCTTAAGTGAATCAGAGTTGATGAAAATACATTTATTCATCTTGAAAAATTGTGAAGAAATTGATGATTACATAAG GATGCACAAAGAATTGCTTCAGCAGCAAAATGTGTCGAATGTAGAGCAGATGCACGATTTAGAGTTTCCAAAGTGGTTTGAAGATCGT GTCACTTACATGCATACACAAGGCAGATGCTGTGATGAATTGTTGTCTTTGGCCAAAGGACTGGATTTTAGAGTGATCAAATATCCTGGTTGTAATGTCAATGGGTTTAGATTTCATACCAAAACACGTGAGGTAGACAGAAAAACCCAGAATAGTGGCATTATGGTGAAGGGTGAGCATGCTGATGTAGAAATAAACTTCTATGGTGCTATTACAGATATCTTAGAGGTTGAATACTCCTTCAGTCAAAGCCGAGTAGTTCTGTTCAAGTGTGATTGGTGGGACTTGAAAAATAGCTCATGTCTTAAAATAGACAAACAGAGTAATCTAAGCAGCGtcaatttgtcaaaaaaatggTATATAGACCAGCCATTTGTATTCGCTTCCCAAGCCGAACAGGTCTTTTACGTAAAGGATATGAGGCTTGGAGGTGATTGGCATGTTGTCGAGTCAGTCTGTCCACGTTCATCATATGCTGTTCTTGAAAAGGATGAGGATAAATCATGTGAAGAAGAACAAGTTTACCAAGAAGATTATCTTGAAGACCTAATTGGGGTTCAAGAGAATGTCgatttgtctaacttgaaaagAGGTGATATGCTAGCTGATGAAGCTGTAGAAACTGGCATCCTAAATTCTGATTCTTCAGCTAAACATGCCAGGAAAATGGATGATTTTTTTGTTGATGATGATGAGATTCAGCAATTGAGCTCGAGTGAAgatgaaagtgaaaaatttgTAGAAAGTGATGACTATGAGTCTGACTAA